The Arachis hypogaea cultivar Tifrunner chromosome 19, arahy.Tifrunner.gnm2.J5K5, whole genome shotgun sequence genome has a window encoding:
- the LOC112776150 gene encoding uncharacterized protein, with protein MAVALQRLTSQSHRLPSLSSFLAKSLIARSSATTSTSSSTSSSKKVSDRIVRLSAIDFEGKKHEILGLSGHTLLKALTNSGLIDPASHRLEEIDACSAECEVNIAQEWLDKLPPRSYEEEYVLKRNSRARVLNKHSRLACQLTLNHDLQGMVVAVPEPKPWDTN; from the coding sequence ATGGCAGTCGCTCTCCAACGTCTTACCTCCCAATCCCACCGTCTTCCATCTCTCTCCTCCTTCCTCGCCAAATCTCTAATCGCCCGATCCTCCGCCACCACCTCCACCTCCTCCTCAACTTCCTCCTCAAAGAAGGTCTCCGACCGCATCGTGCGCCTCTCAGCAATCGACTTCGAGGGCAAGAAGCACGAAATTCTGGGCCTTTCAGGCCACACCCTCCTTAAAGCCCTAACCAACTCGGGCCTTATCGACCCAGCCTCCCACCGTCTGGAAGAGATCGACGCCTGCTCCGCCGAATGCGAGGTTAACATCGCCCAAGAATGGCTAGACAAGCTCCCTCCACGTTCCTATGAAGAAGAGTACGTTCTCAAGCGCAATTCGAGGGCTAGGGTTCTCAACAAGCACTCCAGGCTCGCCTGCCAGCTCACTCTTAACCATGACCTTCAAGGTATGGTCGTCGCCGTCCCGGAACCCAAACCCTGGGACACTaactaa
- the LOC112777826 gene encoding protein MAIN-LIKE 1-like, with protein sequence MRLDERYVPYLQMAVLYHLARLNDRWFRLDEPLVSAFVERWRPETHTFHMPFGECTITLQDVAYQLGLPVDGHYVSGCLTDFHLYIEGGRLAWTWFHELLGVLPPENQIQKFAVNCTWFQETFGECPVGADDETLFADKSGNRIHIRWLPFVARLEEMGGYSWGSAALAWLYRCMCRVANRHVVKLAGPLQLLQSWIFWRFPSFRPPGYDAFSWPLASRWSGYNPGISNKGPRVQMARLKIDLLQPRNFIWMPYSALDVIQVVHPEVLEPRHTMLWRCVTSLIYFAVVEWHQVDRVLPQFGGVQPPPHPP encoded by the exons ATGCGTCTTGATGAGAGGTACGTTCCGTACCTGCAGATGGCCGTCTTGtaccatcttgcgagactgaaCGACAGATGGTTCCGACTAGACGAGCCGCTAGTCAGTGCATTCGTGGAGAGGTGGCGGCCTGAGACGCACACCTTTcacatgccgttcggagagtgcaccatCACGCTTCAGGACGTCGCATACCAACTGGGGTTGCCGGTGGACGGTCATTACGTTAGTGGTTGCCTCACAGACTTCCACCTATACATTGAGGGTGGGAGGCTTGCTTGGACGTGGTTCCATGAGTTGCTTGGTGTCTTACCTCctgaaaaccaaattcaaaaaTTCGCAGTCAACTGCACATGGTTCCAGGAGACATTTGGAGAGTGTCCCGTCGGGGCCGACGATGAGACA ctgtttgccgacaagtccggcaaTCGTATACACATCAGATGGCTACCCTTTGTTGCTAGACTTGAGGAGATGGGTGGCTACAGTTGGGGGTCGGCGGCACTAGCATGGTTGTACCGATGCATGTGCCGAGTCGCCAACAGACATGTGGTGAAGTTAGCTGGGCCGTTACAGTTACTGCAGTCTTGGATCTTTTGGAGGTTTCCTTCTTTTAGGCCTCCTGGGTATGATGCGTTTAGCTGGCCCCTTGCCTCGAG GTGGTCTGGTTACAATCCTGGGATTAGCAACAAGGGACCTCGGGTGCAGATGGCTCGCCTGAAGATCGACTTGTTACAGCCTCGGAAT TTCATATGGATGCCCTATAGCGCACTCGACGTCATCCAGGTTGTCCATCCGGAGGTCTTGGAGCCTCGGCATACGATGTTATGGCGGTGTGTGACGTCCCTAATATATTTTGCGGTTGTTGAGTGGCATCAGGTTGATAGAGTGTTACCCCAGTTTGGTGGCGTACAGCCCCCACCGCATCCCCCCTGA
- the LOC112777827 gene encoding uncharacterized protein: MFISHRQFPEVRTPDMLVKLVDVVSSSGGSNRNANTIAAVAGSSSRPAVASSSVPVYEPAIQLAASQSFAVDLSGNVGDEVGYGEHLPTEVQCPTPAGVGEGLFDDPDDDDVEPDTIADESGDDVGASDPIRATGGSSSGTQQQDEYPGQLAGFGTRDTEGSAGMTEFQVGQQFKDKDEALLSVKTYSIRRGVQYKVVESDYRRYVGKCSEFENGCTWLIRLSLRQRKGIWEVKRYNGPHTCLATSISSDHRSLDYHVIATFIMPMVRADASVNIKVLLNATAAQFGFRSTYRRVWMAKQKAVAIIYRDWDESTCPVRVGGQVDESQAYFHRMFWTFPPCIEAFRHCKPLVSIDGTHLYGKYGGTLLVAIAQDGNSNILPVAFALVEGENAESWSFFLSHLRQHVTPQPGLLVISDRHNGIKAALEAPDGGWLPPAAYRAFCIRHVAVNFALTFKGKDARSLLVNAAYAKTEVEFDYWFDILRSENPAMCEWANRDEYSLWTQYCDEGRRFGHMTTTISECVNSILKGVRNLPVCSLVKATYGRLAELFVRKGREAQAQMGTGQQFSQYLVKCIEANLKTARCFTVTIYDRDNSEYTVAETTPTGSFSLGTYRVSLGSQTCDCGYFQALHFPCPHALACCAYSRLTWQPYVHEVYRLSSIFGVYQMGFTPPIPEGFWPPYARPTVIPDPNMRRAREGRPRSTRIRTNMDEADPNRPKRCGLCRQPGHTHHGCPQAGRPTGTGGMNRNVSDKTLNNIKVTAGCTKT, translated from the exons atgtttaTTTCTCATAGGCAGTTTCCCGAGGTCAGGACACCAGATATGTTGGTAAAGTTGGTTGACGTCGTATCCAGCTCGGGTGGGTCGAACCGGAATGCCAACACTATAGCCGCGGTGGCCGGTTCGAGCTCGAGACCTGCGGTTGCTTCATCCTCCGTCCCAGTGTATGAGCCAGCGATCCAACTTGCCGCCTCCCAATCGTTTGCTGTTGATCTCAGCGGCAACGTTGGAGACGAGGTTGGATATGGGGAACATCTTCCGACCGAAGTACAGTGTCCTACACCGGCTGGTGTTGGAGAGGGATTGTTTGATGATCCAGATGACGATGATGTCGAGCCTGATACGATCGCTGATGAAAGCGGCGATGATGTTGGAGCGAGTGATCCGATAAGGGCTACTGGTGGATCaagttctggcacacagca gcaggacGAATATCCTGGGCAGCTTGCTGGATTTGGCACTAGAGATACGGAAGGGTCTGCCGGtatgacagagttccaggttggtcaacAATTTaaggataaagatgaggcgctGTTGAGTGTGAAGACGTACAGCATCcgccgaggggtacagtacaaggtagttGAGTCTGACTATCGCAGGTACGTGggaaagtgttctgagtttgagaatgggtgcacatggttgattcggttGAGTCTCCGGCAACGCAAGGGCATCTGGGAAGTCAAGCGGTACAACGGACCGCATACCTGTCTCGCCACCTCCATCTCCAGCGACCATAGGAGTTTGGACTACCATGTGATAGCGacattcattatgccaatggttagggctgacgcATCCGTCAACATCAAGGTGCTTCTAAATGCCACGGCTGCACAGTTTGGCTTTAGGTCTACATATAGGAGGGtgtggatggcgaagcagaaggcggTTGCAATCATCTATAGGGactgggatgagtc GACTTGCCCTGTTCGAGTTGGGGGACAGGTGGACGAGTCCCAGGCTTATTTTCATAGGATGTTTTGGACTTTTCCCCCTTGTATCGAGGCATTTCGTCACTGCAAGCCGTTGGTGagtattgacggcacccatctaTATGGCAAGTATGGTGGAACGTTGCTTGtggcgattgcacaggacgggaattCCAACATACTCCCCGTGGCATTCGCACTAgttgagggtgagaatgctgagtcatggtccttctttctctcccacctccGTCAGCACGTGACACCTCAGCCAGGTCTGTTAgttatttcagataggcataacgGCATAAAGGCAGCACTCGAGGCACCTGATGGGGGATGGCTACCTCCGGCTGCATACCgggcattctgcattcgacacgttGCAGTAAATTTTGCCCTCACCTTCAAAGGCAAAGATGCCCGGAGCCTTCTTGTGAACGCGGCATATGCGAAGACCGAGGTGGAGTTCGACTACTGGTTTGACATCCTGCGGTCTGAGAATCCGGCAatgtgtgagtgggcgaaccgAGATGAGTATTCGTTGTGGACACAGTACTGTGATGAGGGTCGGAGATTCGGGCACATGACGACCACTATATCTGAGTGTGTGAATTCAATCCTGAAGGGGGTAAGGAACCTCCCTGTGTGCTCGCTGGTGAAGGCCACATACGGAAGGCTTGCGGAACTATTTGTCCGTAAGGGAAGGGAGGCCCAGGCTCAGATGGGTACCGGACAACAGTTCAGTCAATACCTGGTAAAGTGTATCGAGGCAAACCTGAAGACggccaggtgcttcacggtgactatTTATGACAGGGATAACTCGGAGTACACCGTGGCTGAAACGACTCCGACAGGTTCCTTCTCACTTGGTACCTACAGGGTCTCACTAGGGTCTCAGACTTGTGATTGTGGATACTTCCAAgcacttcatttcccgtgtcCTCACGCACTTGCATGCTGTGCTTATTCACGTCTAACTTGGCAGCCTTACGTCCACGAAGTCTATCGCCTGAGTTCTATTTTCGGTGTCTATCAGATGGgattcacacctcccattccggagggtttctggccaccataTGCCAGGCCCACCGTTATACCTGATCCGAACATGAGGCGTGCGAGGGAGGGTCGGCCGAGGTCTACTCGCATACGCACCAACATGGATGAGGCAGATCCAAACCGACCAAAGAGATGTGGCCTCTGCAGGCAACCTGGACACACTCATCATGGTTGTCCGCAGGCCGGACGACCCACAGGCACGGGGGGAATGAATAGGAAC GTGTCTGATAAAACACTGAATAACATCAAAGTAACTGCTGGATGCACAAAAACATAA
- the LOC112777828 gene encoding RAF-like serine/threonine-protein kinase PRAF yields MEIHEAKFLCSYGGEIKPSGCINKLAYVGGTNKLLYVDRGIDFTAMVAEISSLFDGACNGDYFFKYQVPGSDDLNALVSVTNDRDLHNMMLVFDQLYRDSPRFARMRLFLFPNPNKPLDSVKPGSNRLSSKFRIVGSMKCLSALEGRALLPDSCWKFIIRLKLIDGGSFRL; encoded by the coding sequence ATGGAGATCCACGAAGCAAAATTTCTCTGCAGCTATGGCGGCGAGATCAAGCCCTCCGGATGCATCAATAAGCTCGCCTACGTCGGTGGCACCAATAAGCTTCTTTATGTCGACCGTGGAATTGACTTCACAGCCATGGTTGCCGAAATCTCCAGCCTCTTTGACGGCGCCTGTAACGGCGATTACTTCTTCAAATACCAAGTCCCCGGCAGCGATGACCTCAATGCTCTCGTCTCCGTCACCAACGACAGAGACCTCCACAACATGATGCTCGTGTTCGATCAACTCTACCGCGATTCCCCTAGATTCGCCCGCATGAGACTCTTCCTCTTCCCAAACCCTAACAAACCTCTCGATTCGGTTAAGCCAGGCTCTAATAGGCTATCTTCGAAATTTCGAATCGTTGGAAGCATGAAGTGTTTATCAGCTTTAGAGGGAAGGGCCCTCTTACCGGATTCATGTTGGAAGTTTATTATACGATTGAAATTAATCGATGGTGGTAGCTTTAGACTCTAA